The following proteins are encoded in a genomic region of Clostridium kluyveri:
- the pyk gene encoding pyruvate kinase, whose protein sequence is MQKTKMIFTIGPTSDSEEVLSKLIEAGMNVTRHNFSHGDYPSHEKRINTVKKLREKYSKPIAIMLDTKGPEIRTGDFEDGKVQLKEGDKFTIYCGNNIIGDNTKCSITYDGLGNDLKKGDSILIDDGLVALEVDDIEDNKIYCIVKNNGTISNHKGVNVPGVSTSLPALTEKDKGDLIFGCKIGVDMIAASFIRKASDILAIRKVLEANGGQDIQIFSKIENQEGVDNIDEIIKFSDGIMVARGDMGVEILIEQVPLIQKTIIQKCNKAGKPVITATQMLDSMIRNPRPTRAEASDIANAIFDGTDAIMLSGETANGKYPVEAARTMSRIAQAAEEKIDYDSLLKKRREVHIQNVPNAISLATCSTASELKASAIITATQSGHTARMVSKYRPQCHIIAVTPSGKVARRLALNWGVFPILTKRVDSTDELIEDSVKIALESGYVKKGDLVIIAAGIPVSYSGTTNMLKVHIVGDILVQGRGSGVRPGYGNAKIVYNPKDAKEIIEDGDILVVKDLDIEYMDVLDRVSGIIAENGGLTSHLAIECLTREIPIICGAGGATEILKTGTFITMDIIRGIVYNGRANIM, encoded by the coding sequence ATGCAAAAAACTAAAATGATTTTTACAATTGGACCCACCAGTGATTCAGAAGAAGTTTTATCAAAACTTATTGAAGCTGGCATGAATGTAACCAGACACAATTTTTCTCATGGTGACTATCCAAGTCATGAGAAGAGAATAAATACAGTGAAGAAGCTCAGAGAAAAGTACAGTAAACCTATAGCAATTATGCTGGATACCAAAGGACCTGAAATAAGAACAGGGGACTTTGAAGATGGGAAAGTTCAGCTAAAAGAGGGAGATAAATTTACCATCTACTGTGGAAATAACATTATAGGGGATAATACTAAATGCTCCATAACTTATGATGGGTTAGGTAATGACTTGAAAAAAGGAGACAGTATATTAATTGATGATGGATTGGTTGCCTTGGAAGTGGATGATATTGAAGATAATAAAATATACTGCATAGTTAAAAATAATGGAACAATCAGTAATCATAAGGGGGTGAATGTACCGGGAGTTTCTACTTCACTGCCGGCATTAACAGAAAAGGATAAAGGGGATTTGATATTTGGATGCAAAATTGGCGTAGATATGATAGCGGCATCTTTTATAAGAAAAGCCTCTGATATACTTGCCATAAGAAAGGTACTGGAGGCAAATGGAGGACAAGACATACAGATATTCTCTAAGATTGAAAATCAAGAAGGTGTTGATAATATAGACGAAATAATAAAATTTTCTGATGGAATAATGGTGGCAAGAGGAGATATGGGAGTGGAAATTCTCATAGAACAGGTACCTTTAATACAAAAAACTATAATACAAAAGTGTAATAAAGCAGGTAAACCGGTTATAACTGCAACTCAAATGCTTGATTCTATGATAAGGAATCCAAGACCTACTAGGGCTGAAGCATCAGATATAGCCAATGCCATATTTGATGGAACAGATGCCATAATGTTAAGTGGTGAAACTGCCAATGGAAAATACCCTGTAGAAGCAGCACGGACTATGTCAAGAATAGCCCAGGCAGCAGAAGAAAAAATCGACTATGATTCCTTATTGAAAAAAAGGAGGGAAGTTCATATACAGAATGTACCAAATGCTATAAGCCTTGCTACCTGCAGCACTGCTTCGGAATTGAAAGCTTCTGCTATAATAACTGCTACACAGAGCGGACATACGGCTAGAATGGTTTCAAAGTATAGACCACAATGTCATATTATAGCTGTAACTCCGAGCGGTAAAGTGGCAAGAAGGCTTGCATTAAATTGGGGGGTATTTCCCATACTTACTAAAAGGGTGGATTCTACGGATGAATTAATAGAAGATTCAGTTAAGATAGCATTAGAAAGTGGCTATGTTAAAAAAGGAGATCTAGTAATTATAGCAGCAGGCATACCGGTTAGTTATTCTGGCACTACTAATATGTTAAAAGTTCATATAGTTGGAGATATATTAGTTCAAGGGAGAGGGTCAGGAGTTAGACCTGGTTATGGAAATGCAAAAATAGTTTATAATCCTAAGGATGCCAAGGAGATAATAGAAGATGGGGATATTTTAGTAGTTAAAGATTTAGATATAGAATATATGGATGTATTGGATAGGGTTTCAGGGATTATAGCTGAAAATGGGGGATTAACTTCTCATCTTGCTATTGAATGTCTTACAAGGGAAATACCTATTATCTGTGGAGCTGGAGGAGCCACTGAAATATTGAAAACAGGTACATTTATAACTATGGATATTATAAGAGGAATAGTGTATAATGGCAGAGCCAATATAATGTAA
- the pfkA gene encoding 6-phosphofructokinase: MKKIAVLTSGGDAPGMNAAIRAVVRTALDKDFNILGIERGYRGLMNGEVVPMERESVADIIQRGGTILKTARSEEFKTDKGKKIAVGILEKFQVDGLIVIGGDGSFKGAQELSKLGISTIGIPGTIDNDMAYTDFTIGFDTATNTVLDAINKLRDTSTAHQRVSIVEVMGRNCGDIALYAGLAGGAENIIIPEKGYEEEELCKNVLEAKLNGKVHNLIVLAEGIGGGEALAQKIQYVTGIEARATKLGHIQRGGSPTCRDRILASRFGYRAVELLEEGKTSRVIGIKEEKIIDLNIDEALNMPRTFDEKLYEIAEALA, translated from the coding sequence ATGAAAAAAATAGCTGTGTTAACTAGTGGGGGAGATGCACCAGGTATGAATGCTGCCATAAGAGCAGTTGTAAGGACTGCTCTGGATAAAGATTTCAATATACTGGGGATAGAAAGAGGATATAGGGGACTCATGAATGGAGAAGTAGTACCTATGGAAAGAGAAAGTGTGGCAGATATTATACAGCGGGGAGGTACTATATTAAAGACTGCTAGATCAGAAGAGTTTAAAACAGATAAAGGCAAAAAAATAGCTGTAGGTATACTGGAAAAGTTTCAAGTAGATGGATTGATAGTAATAGGTGGAGATGGCTCCTTCAAGGGAGCTCAGGAATTATCCAAATTGGGCATATCTACTATTGGAATACCGGGAACTATAGATAATGACATGGCATATACAGACTTTACCATAGGATTTGATACGGCAACAAATACAGTTTTAGATGCAATTAATAAGTTGAGAGATACTTCCACGGCCCATCAAAGGGTAAGTATTGTAGAAGTTATGGGAAGAAATTGCGGAGATATAGCTCTTTATGCAGGACTTGCCGGTGGAGCTGAAAATATAATTATACCAGAAAAGGGATATGAAGAAGAAGAATTGTGTAAAAATGTACTGGAGGCAAAGCTAAATGGTAAAGTGCATAATTTGATAGTGTTAGCAGAAGGTATAGGAGGAGGAGAAGCCTTAGCCCAAAAGATACAGTATGTTACTGGAATAGAAGCTAGAGCTACAAAATTAGGACATATTCAGCGAGGAGGCAGTCCTACTTGCAGGGATAGAATATTGGCTTCGAGGTTTGGATATAGAGCAGTTGAGCTATTGGAAGAGGGAAAAACCTCACGAGTTATTGGCATTAAAGAGGAAAAGATTATTGATTTAAACATAGATGAGGCCTTAAATATGCCAAGAACATTTGATGAGAAACTATATGAAATAGCAGAAGCATTGGCATGA